A stretch of DNA from Triticum dicoccoides isolate Atlit2015 ecotype Zavitan chromosome 2A, WEW_v2.0, whole genome shotgun sequence:
gcccagatctatgacctgcaaaaccaaaactgtgggtatgaatatagattcgagaggatgagtttggctgcagatttgaggatcccggagactcgttcatccttctatgatggtgagcctatgccttggaagatgaacGACAAGCCTACTTCATCAACAACCCCGTCACCACCACTTATGAGAAAGGAGACttaatcatatgggtatgggcactccccttggcaactgccaagcttgggggaggtgccctagtatcgtatcaccatcacactaccaagtttttggaatgatctagttttgagttttgctttatgacacctctatgtaatcgagtccgtgagctatataataaagattagtgttgagtcaagtgcttgattatcttgctatgatcttgagtgaataaaagaaaaagaaagaataaaaagaaataaaaagaaataaaaagagatcatattgatcttatgaagagtaatgacttcacatagaaagagtatgatgattaaaagttgttgagagttgacaaacatagctttggtcgtcgttgcaattaataggaaataataaagaaagagaggtttcacatataaatatactatcttggacatcttttatggttgtgagcaccattaaaatatgacatgctaaagagttgatgttggacaaggaagacaacgtaatggattatgttttcttatatctgaaataaagtatattgtcatggatcatccaacatgttgagcttgctctttcccctcatgctagccaaattctttgcaccaagtagagatactatttatgcttccaaatatccctaaacacaGTTttttcatgagagtccaccatatctacctatggattgagtaagatccttcaagtaagttgccatcggtgcaagcaataaaaattgctctctaaatatgtatgacttattagtgtaggagaaaataagctttatacgatcttgtgacatggaagaaataaaagcgacaggctgcataataaaggtccatatcaaaagtggcaatataaagtgacgttctttcgcattaagattttgtgcatccaaccctgaaagcgcatgacaacctctgcttccctctgcgaagggcctatcttttacttttatctcctaccttatgcaaaagtcatggtgattttcacctttcctttttacattttattctTTTGGCAAGCTCagagtgttggaaagatcctgatatatatatatatagggtcgcgctattcgtcaccctgggtgaggaatagttattcttcaccccccctctattttaccatcaatgcaccgtaattttacgtttcataagttttgtcttattttcgACGCAAAAAGGAATCGTAACAAAAAATATAAtcgtcgtaaaaaatattttatgttatgtaaaattacaaacgtaaaaacatagtctaaaatacacataaactgcaaattttcttgtctaatgacctatatttttattttcttatgtcaaagtttacatagtgaatcaataggaatgtaactatttgaattcgaaacataatttaattatgaaatgatcgtaagattacctcgggtgaagaataactaattCTGCACCCTAGATGGTNNNNNNNNNNNNNNNNNNNNNNNNNNNNNNNNNNNNNNNNNNNNNNNNNNNNNNNNNNNNNNNNNNNNNNNNNNNNNNNNNNNNNNNNNNNNNNNNNNNNNNNNNNNNNNNNNNNNNNNNNNNNNNNNNNNNNNNNNNNNNNNNNNNNNNNNNNNNNNNNNNNNNNNNNNNNNNNNNNNNNNNNNNNNNNNNNNNNNNNNNNNGAGTATGTTGTTTATTTTCTATGAACACGAGAGAACACACATCGTTGCTAGTGTACTTCACAACTCTTTTTTTGTAAGAGTATTTTGTGAAGTGCATCTAAAATGGCATAGCAACAACGTTGCTCTACCTTAGGTCATTAGGTGCACTACACAAAAAGAAGGGAGTGCAATTTGAGCTACCAACCTTGAAGGAGAGAAATTAAgggtattttgcatttagttaaaGGATTCATTGGAAGGTGAAATATGCAGTGTCAGGTTTGCTGAGGCCGCAATACTTCTCGCTCAACAATGTTACTGGTTCTTTCACATCAAGACTATTCTCTCCATTATCACTTGAATATGTTGCCCCAAGAAATTTGGACATGTGACAATTTATGTAAGGCAATTATGGTGGATGCGATTATGCATTGTGCATGTGATAACTATGTACAACAATGCATCtatagttgcattgttagtacattgCTAACAATGCAACCCTAGGTTTCTTAACCTAGAAAGTGTGATCACTGTGCGGTCATAGCTTTTTGGTTGGTCGGTGATGACCTTTCAGGTTGCTTCTTGAAAATCGTCACCGATCGATCAGTCGATGAGTGATTTCGTGTCATCATTGACCCAGAATCACGGACGGATCTAAGGCGCCTCAATGATGACTACTTTTTGGCCAGTTAGTGTTGACTGGACTTGTAGTAGTGCTTCTTCTACTATGTCAAGTTCATCTCCATGGCTAGCGGCAATAAAGTCAAGGTTACGGTCATCCCAAACCAGATTGTATGTTCATATCACCATGTTATTGGTTCATGCTTTTTATGGTTCGTGCAAATATTGTAGatatagatgggccggcccatgtacaaATGTTATGCGTGCCCTGTAACTGTAACAATGTCGAACTGACACACGCATAAGAGCTGAATAGGAATTGCCCAAATTTTTGGCTGACTACAGAAAAAAAATTGAGGAATAACTGGGTTCATAAGCATGATATGTTTCGCATAATGCGACGTGGTAGCCAGCTCCACCCAGTCGCACCCTACAGGAGTCGGTGATGGGCCTGGTCATTATGGAAGTTTTTTCGTCATCTGAACATTATCATGATGCCACGTTGACATCATGCAATATTTTCTTTTTTATCTATATTTTAAGTGAATATATTAAAAAAGATTAAATTTACATTCAAAAATTTTaaaccatgaatttgaaaaaatgtcaacatggtataaaatctttaaaaaaatgatcatgaCAATGAAAAAAAGTTTCCTCATTTCAGTAAAAATGCATGTGTGTTTAAAAAAATAAGTATACAATGTAAAACAATGTTTTGCATAGTATTAAAAATGTACATGATATcttaaaaaatgttaccgcatttaaaaaatgttgtgacatttaaaaaattgaagaaaaccaataaaaacataaaaacaagaaagaaaatgaaaaccaaAGCAATCCaattaaaaagaatgaaaataGTGATACTCGAGAAGGAaacaaagaaaaacgaaaaaaaccGAGAAAAGTAACaaagaaaaaaaagcaaaaaacccaTCAAAACCAAGAAAGGAACAAAGAACAACAAAAAATAAGAAAGAATGTTGAAAACCAAtgagaaaacaaagaaaaatagaaaaccatAAAGAAACTGAGAAAACCCAAAGAAATACATAAGCAAAGAAAACCAGAACCCGATCGAACGTTTAATAGCCAGATATAGCTCCCGGGTTTATGGACTTGATTGGCCTATGTTTATTAGGCTCAGTTTAGCCCAGCCCATGAATGAAAAGAAAGGGATCTAAAGTAATTAGTCCAGCCGTCTCCAAACTCTCCACCACCCAAACCAAATCCTCGCCAATGGCGCCactactcttccaaacccacacgGCCGCGCAAACCTTCGCGCCGAGCCCGCGCGGCAACCGCCGCCTCGCTCCCGCCGCGCCCCACGCCGTCGGATTCCTCCGCGCCCTCTTCCCGGCCCGCCCGCCGCCGGCCAAGGCCGAGCTCCTCCGCCTCATCGCCGACCAGGGCCGCGGCCTCGAAACCCAGTTCGACCCGTCCCGCCTCGCGGACATCGTCTCCTGCATAGACGCCCTCGCTGCCTCCGCCCCGGACGCCGACACCGTATCGGACGCCGCCAAGCTCTCCGGCACCTGGCGCCTCCTCTGGACGACCGAGCAGGAGCAGCTCTTCATCGTGCGCAACGCCCCCACCTTCCGCACCGCCGCCGGCGACGTGCTCCAGGTCATCGACGTTCCAGGTGGGAGCCTCAACAACGTCATCACCTTCCCGCCCTCTGGCGCGTTCGTCGTGAACGGGAGCATCGAGATCCAACCACCCCAGCGAGTAAATTTTCGGTAGGACCTGATAACCTTTTTCTGTTGTTTAACAACTGCATTCCTGTTATGTCAAGGCGATATCGATGTTTATCATTTGCAGGTTTACACGTGCTATGCTGAAGGGGGGCAATTGGGAGGTTCCCTTCCCGCCATTTGGGAAAGGATGGTGAGTGCACAagagtttgtttgtttgtttgtttgacaTTAGCTTTACAAAACCATGTAAAAAGAACAAgatgtaagcacagagacttggcgaTTCAGTTTAATCACTCTCCTAAGATCAGAAGACTTAAATTCTGTTTCACTGAGAGAAATTGTGAGAAAATTTGTATGAGTAAGAATCAGATGAATCGATTGGAATTTCATAGAGATTCTAAGCCTCTGTGCCTAATGAATAACTTCCAAGTCTAACATTGTTTATCTCATCCTCACACCAACCTCTTGCAAACCTCCTTGCCAAGCCTCTTGAAATCTTTGGCAATAAAAGATTCGCCGTGGTTGATCCGTAAAAGTCggattgtttcttttcttcttggaAGATGGGGTGACACAGTTTCTGACTTCCAGATTCAGTTAGGTCCTTACATAGAAATAAGAGGAGATTGAGCAAATGATCAGGGATTTAGGAGCCTTTCTCACCACCAGATTTGTAAATGGTGTCTTCAATTCTTCTCATTATTATTTTTCTGGAAGAACAGGAGGGGAAGAATCTAGGCATGGAAGGCAGAATGCTTTATCGGAAAAATGATTAGCGGTCTCACATGGTattgtcatgttgctagacaaatcAACTAACTTGAGAAATGGAGATTGGCTAGACATTACTGGATTTGGTTGGCCCGAATCCAAGTCTGCTATGCCTATATTTATATATCCATGCAATTTTGCAAATACAACTCAATTTATTCATCTAAATGACACGGGTATCTGAGTAAGATATGGGAGGATTCAAGGTGATAATTTTCAGACTAGAAGCTAGATGTGTAAGATCAACCGTTTTCATGCCCTTCTTTCCTTGTCTATATATTGTTAGGAGATAGGACATGGGAGAAAAGCTTAATCAACCTTAACTTGGTTCTCTTCAGACAGTGAGCTAGAAAATAACAAATTTAATGTGGCCCTTTGGGTCCTTTTATTTATTTGAGCACCAGGTATTCTCAATACACATGGTAAATTACTAATGAAGACCAAAAGGCTAAATACTTATGTAATGTTAAACTGGCATTGATCCTTCCCTCTGCATATTACTGTTAACGATGTCAAACAGAATATTTCGCTTTCCTGCAATGATATTTCCATTATCTTCATTTTCAGGTTTGATACTATCTATTTGGACGATGAGATCCGTGTAGCGAAGGACATAAGGGGGGACTATTTAGTTGTCGAGCGTGCTCCATATTCTTGGAATGGATAGTTGCTAAATTTTTGGTGGGTGCTTATCCACTCACACTTCATATTATGTGCGTAGAGACAAAAGATTTGCAGGACCTCATAATTTCCGAGCAAGTCTTTACCATTTACTAGGCCCTTCATTTTACTACACGACTAGCTGAATTGCTCGTGCAGGTTGCAGCTAGATACTCTACAATAGGTAATACCTATTAGATACGTATGTATATGTTTGAAAATAGCACTGTAGTTTCTTCTGGTTGGAAATCAAGTTGTAAATCTTATGCAACTTCAGCACTTTAAAGATATATCTGATTAAAATGTGTTACTCCCATAAAAGAGGAAGATCCGCACTGCTTACTTTAGTGAGTCCAATTAGCAGTGCAGATCTTCCTCTTTTATGGGATTTTTTTCCAGCATTTCAGAGTGAATGTGGATTTAACCATGTTAGTAATATGAAAGGTATCATGCTCTGTATGGTTTTTCCTTTTGACAAAATAGCCATGGTGTGTTGCTAAAGATGGTTGGATAAACTTCAACCACATAAATATACAAAGATCTAGTGGTGGGGGTTTGGAAAATGCATGGTAAGTTCAATTTATGCTGTACATGCAATATTCTTCTTCCAAAAATTGGTTAAGACTTCAAAGTCAGTAATATTGTACAAATATATTAAACAGCAGGCTCCAAGCATATGCtggttatgcccatcaagttgtaaAACGCCTCAATTGCAGTATGAAATGTTCAGGAACTGTCAGACTTCTTAAGCTTGGTATATAATTGTCATGGCCATGATAGTATAATTGCCAAATTGCAGCTATTTTGTTAGTATAATTGTGCATGTCAGATTTAGGTTTTGTAGAACTGGGTAAAGTATAGCTTGAGGAATAGGTTTGTGCATTTGATGCCTGTCCTCATTTGAGTCAGGTCAATGTTTCATTTTCACAAGAAGATTGTATGTGGTGTTTCAATATTGCTTTCTCTTTGGGAGAAGTGGCAAATCTACAGTTGCAAACTTAGCAGAGAGGAAAATTAAGATGTCTGATCTGTAACCACTTACCATGTTATCCAAGGCCCATGATAACTATGCTACAAGTCAAGCGTGTCTCAGGTACAGTGTTACGTTGTTCATTATCTACAAATAACTAAGATGAGATCAGTTGCATTGAATCCCTTTCTGATTGATACATGTGTGACATTTCAGAGAATTCAGGCCATTGTGTTTACTATTATGATTAATTATATATGCATATTTTTGTATTTGGGGAAAAAAAATCTACACTTAAGGTTCGCTGCAACTTGTGAGAAATTATTGACTATTGTACATTCATTtgtctaagagcaactctagcgaaGTCGACATATCAGGCTCATTGGCATAATACCCGTTGATGCGACGATTCTGGTAAAAAATGTACTCAGTTGCCATAAGCCTCCCGATTGGCATGAAAGTCTGCAATGTGTCTTTTGTCACCATGATAAGACAATAAAATATTTAATTTCCAATGCAAATTGGCTCGTTTTATATGGTCACTCCAGATAGCTTCTGGTTTGTATCTTCCTTAtagtgttgctaatgtatttgACAACTGTTTTTTTTTAAAAAGGGACGCTTTATTACTTAAATACATCTGGCTACTGCATAGTTAAGATGCACATAACCAAACAATGTCCTCTCATTCAAACGAAAAATAAAAAGGCAAAATACAAAGAAACATGTTGAGTCCTTATAACGCCTAAAGCGGAGGGGAGGGGGGtcaatcctaagatcatgctgccacccatgttggataAAAGTATCCCTCGTTGTAGCCTCCGATCGTGTACACACCTTCATAAACATATCTCAATTCTCCACGCCgtgtagagaggaccataaacgaagagtCTCGATACATCTGTAGATAACGTGCATAAGAGAAGTATTTTTTtgttaaaaaccttatcatttctacatagccaaagcgaccaaataacggcaagcgctcccaccctgagaagagttctaaacttgtgatcaatcccatgtagctaattaccaaattcattAGCAACGCTACaaggaggatacaagccagaagctatttggatgactgacatatagaacgagccaatttgcattgaaagaataaatgttttattgtctcatcatggtGACAAAAGACACATTTTCGACTTTcatgccaattcctcttaataaggttatctttagtaagaatgactccacgacaaagataccatgcaaagattttattctcAAGCGGTATCTTCATCTTCTAGATCTTCTTGTTACTATCAACTGGCAAGTCAGGCTGGATTAACCCTCTATACATGGATTCCACTGAGAACTGACCATTCCTATATAGGTCCCATCGGAATACATCGGACCCATCTGACAATTGCACTGTGGACAACCGCTGCAGCGGGATGTTCCACGATTGGAGTATGGGTCCAATTAAATCCCTTCTGAAGGTCACCCTTGGCGGAAATGATTCCATTACCTGGCGATAATATCACCCTTGTGACGCACAATATTGTATAGAGCCGGATATTGTTCCTGGAGAGTGGTATTTCCTAGCCacttatcctcccagaatctaattttCGAGCCATCCTTAATTGAGAAGGATCCATAgcagaagaaatatttcttcgtagCCATTTGACCCGCCCAAAAGTGATAATCCTCAGGCTTCCAGTATACTTGGGATACCTCTTTGGAGCCCACATATTTTCTCCCGAGGAGGGTTTGTCATACACCATCTTCCGTCAGTAATTTAAACACACATTTACCTAGTAGGGCCCgattcttaacctcaaggtcatgagTGTCCAACCTGCCTTGGTCTTTGGGAtggcaaaccacactccatttagccagtcgatatttctttatctcgctatctccttgccaaaagaatattGATCATAAATAATCCAATCTATGTAAAACTCCTTTCGGCAATTGGAGGAAGGAAATCATATATAGTACCATATTACttagtactgaatttatgaggaccAGTCTTCCGCCTAGAGACACCATTTATCTTTCCAAATGCTAAGCATTTTTTGCAGCCTCTCCTCGCCGTGTTTCCATTCAGCATTTGCGAGTCTCCGATAATGTATCAGTATCTCCAAATATGTGACCGAAAACTGGCCCAGCCCGCATCCGAATAGGTCGGCGTACAGGTGAGCCTCATCttgagtctcgccaaagcaaaacaattcacttttataAAAATTGATCTTAAGACGAATGCTGATAAAATTAATTTAAGATTTCTCTCTTTCTTGAGGTCATGATCCATGAAGAGAATCATATCATCGGCATACTGAAGTATAGAGAGACCACCGTCAACTAGATGATTTACCGCCCCATCAATTTATCCATCATCCTTGGCACGCTCAATCATGAATGCTAGCATATCCGCCACTATATTGAATAGATAGCGAGTCACCTTGTTGCAATCCCTTCTTCGTTTGGAAATAGTGGCCAATGTCATCATTGACCTTAATGGCAACACTACCTCCTAAAACGAAGCTATGGATCATAGCGCGCTCCTTTCATTTTGAGAGTATGTTGAAGAAATGTCCATTTGACTTTGCCATAAGTTTTTTCAAAGTCTATTTTAAGGACCGCCCCATTCAACTTTTTTTGATGTAATTCATGGATAGTTTCATGAAGGATAACAACACCATCTAGGATGGAAGAAGTGAGCCTAGCTCACTTGGCTAGTGGAGTGGATGTACAACCCAGCCACCCAGGTTCAAGTCCTCGCGGGCGCGaatttgggttcttattatttaaaaaaaaactcgTTGTGGGGGGCTTCCCCCATCGCTTTCCTTTAAAAAAACATCTAGGATGTGTCCACCTTGCATAAAAGTTGTCCGTGAAGGACGAACCACATGTTCAGCTATTGAATTTAGCCTAATAGTCGCAACCTTTGTGAATGTTTTAAAACTAACATTAAGGAGGCAAATAGGTCTATATTGTTGTATCCTTTTAGCCTCATTAACGTTAGGTAATAAAATAATATCACTGAAGTTTAAATGaaacaaatctagttggccaacaTGTAGGTAGCTAAACAAGAGGAGGAGATCCGGTTTGATGACTTCCCAAAAGTTCTGATAGAACTCCATGGGAAAACCATCCGGACCTGGGGATTTGTTGTGCTCCATTAGCAAAACTGCCTTTCTAACTTCCTCCTCGAAGTATGTGCTGTTAGAAGGCtattttctgttggggaacgttgcatgggaaacaaaaaaaattcctacgctcaccaagatcaatctaggggatgcacatctacgagaggagagattggctctacatacccttgtagattgctaagcggaagcattaagaaatacggttgatgtagtcaaacgtcttcgtgatccaattgttgggaacgtagcatacaatttcaaaaatgtcctatgctcacacaagatctatctaggagatgcatagcaacgagagggggagagtgtttgacaacgcggttgatgtagtcgaacttcttcacgatccaaccgatctagtaccgaacatacgacacctccgagttcagcacacgttcagcttgatgacgtcccttgaactcttgatccagcagagggtcgagggagagtttcgtcggcacgacggcgtggtgacggtgatggtgatgtgatccgcgcagggcttcgcctaagcactacgatgctatgatcggatgagtaaactgtggaggggtgcaccgcacacgactaagagaacaattgttgtgctttggggtgcccctgcccccgaatataaaggaggaggggaaaggaggtggccggcctagaggggcgcgccatggggggagtcctactaggactcctagtcctagtaggattcccctttccttttccggagtgggaaagggggaaagggagagggagtaggagagggaaagggggcgccgccccctcccctagtccaattcggactcccatggggggcaccccttgtgggctgtcctctctctctctatctctatctctacctctctctctctctctctctctctcccgttgcccatgaggcccatgacttcccccggggggttccagtaacccctcggcACTCCGGAAAAATatccgaaccactcgaaaccattccggtgtctgaataccatcttccaatatatcaatctttacctcttgaccatttcgagactcctcgtcatgtccgtgatctcatctgggactctgaacaaacttcggtcaccaaaacacataactcataatagaaatcgtcatcgaacgttcggtgtgcggaccctacggtttcgagaactatgtagacatgaccgatgcacatctccagtcaataaccaatagcggaacctggatgttcatattggttcctacatattctacgaagatctttatcggtcaaaccgtaaggACAACATACTTcactccctttgtcattggtatgttacttgcccgagattcgatcgtcggtatcctcatacctagttcaatttcgttactggCAACTCTctctactcgttccgtaatgcatcatctcgtaactaactcattagtcacattgctttcaaggcttatagtgatgtgcattacggagagggcccagagatacctctccgatactcgaactgacaaatcctaatcttgatctatgccaacccaacaaacaccttcggagacacctatagagcatctttataatcacccagttacgttgtgacgtttgatagcacataaggtgttcctccggtattcgggagttgcataatctcatagtcagaggaatatgtataagtcatgaagaaagcaatagcaataaaacttaacggtcgtcatgctaagctaacggatgggtcttgtccagcacatcattctcctaatgatatgatcccattcatcaaatgacaatacatgtctatggttaggaaacttaaccatctttgattaacgagctagtctagtagaggcttactaaggacattgtgttttgtttatgtatccacacatgtatcaagttttcggttaaatacaattctagcatgaataataaacatttatcatgatataaggaaatataaataacaactttattattgcctctagggcatatttccttcaccaatcaTGATCCGTCCACGAACTcccgatcaagtgccgaacggacgacacctccgagtttagcacacgtgcagCTCGGCAGTGTCGTCTCCTTCTTGATGCAGCAAGCGAGAAAGAGGGGGTAGATGAGATCGGGACCAACACGACAGTATGGTGATGGTGGTGGCAGCGgaattccggcagggcttcgccaagcgcgtacCGGTGAAACGTGGGAGGAGTTGGGAGAGGTAACAGGCAAGGGTCGAAGGGTGGCTGCCCCCAACGCCTCCCCAGCTTTATATAGGAGTGGAGGGGGCTGGTGGCTTACCCTCCAAGGCCCTAGGGTCATTGGCCAAAGGGGGGAGGAGATTCTACCTTTCCTTCCCCACAGATCgctatccccctttttagggatcctgATCTTATCCCCTTGGGATATGATACTATTCCTTTTAAGGGAGGATCTTTGTGCGCCTAGACCAGGGTTGTGGGGACtttccccactactcacgttcatgtgggtcccccatgcaggtgggccccactccgaaaccttctagaaccttcccggtagaaTACCGAAAAaatcgaactttttccggaaccccgataacaactttccatatatgaatctttacctccagactattccggagctcctcgtgatgtaCCGGAtcccatctgggactctgaacaaccttcaaaCTTTAcactattaatatctcaatacCACCCTAGCGCtaccaaacgttaagcatgcgacccTACGTGTttgagaatcatgtagacatgaccaagactcctctcgggtcaataaccaatagcgggacctggatgcccatattgattcctacatattccatcaagatcttcatcggttgaaccatgatgtcaaggatttagttaatcccgtatacaattatcGTTGTCCg
This window harbors:
- the LOC119356143 gene encoding probable plastid-lipid-associated protein 11, chloroplastic, with the protein product MAPLLFQTHTAAQTFAPSPRGNRRLAPAAPHAVGFLRALFPARPPPAKAELLRLIADQGRGLETQFDPSRLADIVSCIDALAASAPDADTVSDAAKLSGTWRLLWTTEQEQLFIVRNAPTFRTAAGDVLQVIDVPGGSLNNVITFPPSGAFVVNGSIEIQPPQRVNFRFTRAMLKGGNWEVPFPPFGKGWFDTIYLDDEIRVAKDIRGDYLVVERAPYSWNG